Proteins from a genomic interval of Pseudomonas anuradhapurensis:
- a CDS encoding LysR family transcriptional regulator — MRKSLMRMTLRQLQIFNEVCDLRSYSRAAEEMALTQPAVSLQIRQLEELIGQPLFEYVGKKLYLTEAAEALQRASRDIFGRLESLDMQLSDMQGSLQGQLKLAIESSAKYFVPHLFAAFKQRHPEVNLTLTVVNRAQAIRRLSDNRDDLIIMSMVPQDMGLEFLPFLNNPIVAVAPPEHPLCKLERLRLQDLEPHTLLVREQGSGTRKACEEYFKDKRVHFTQTLEVASADAQRECVIAGLGIALLTRHAVNLELATGVLKELPVEELPLYRSWCVVQSKAKRQSPVALAFLAFIRSERALISGLVERFSGKLPSTPAKP, encoded by the coding sequence ATGCGTAAGTCATTGATGCGTATGACATTGCGTCAACTACAGATCTTCAACGAGGTGTGCGATTTGCGCTCGTACAGCCGCGCTGCGGAAGAGATGGCGCTGACACAACCCGCCGTTAGTCTACAGATCCGTCAACTCGAAGAGCTGATCGGCCAGCCGCTGTTCGAGTACGTAGGCAAGAAGCTCTACCTGACCGAAGCGGCCGAAGCCCTGCAACGTGCCAGCCGCGACATATTCGGCCGCCTGGAGAGCCTGGACATGCAGCTGTCGGATATGCAGGGCTCACTCCAGGGGCAACTGAAACTGGCGATCGAGTCCAGCGCCAAATACTTCGTGCCACACCTGTTCGCCGCCTTCAAGCAGCGTCACCCGGAGGTCAACCTGACCCTGACCGTGGTCAACCGTGCCCAGGCCATCCGCCGCCTTTCGGACAACCGCGACGACCTGATCATCATGTCCATGGTGCCGCAGGACATGGGCCTGGAGTTTCTGCCGTTCCTCAACAACCCGATCGTCGCGGTGGCGCCACCCGAGCATCCGCTGTGCAAACTGGAACGACTGCGCCTGCAGGATCTGGAACCTCATACGCTGCTGGTCCGCGAACAAGGTTCAGGTACGCGCAAGGCCTGCGAGGAGTACTTCAAGGACAAGCGTGTGCACTTCACCCAGACCCTGGAAGTGGCCTCGGCCGACGCCCAGCGTGAATGCGTGATCGCCGGCCTGGGTATTGCCCTGCTCACCCGCCATGCAGTCAACCTCGAGCTGGCCACCGGTGTGCTGAAGGAGCTGCCGGTAGAGGAGCTACCGCTGTACCGCAGCTGGTGCGTGGTGCAGTCCAAGGCCAAACGGCAGTCGCCGGTTGCCTTGGCCTTCCTGGCGTTCATCCGCAGCGAACGTGCGCTGATCAGCGGCCTGGTTGAGCGTTTTTCGGGGAAATTGCCGTCGACGCCTGCCAAACCGTGA
- a CDS encoding PA3496 family putative envelope integrity protein — protein sequence MARDYDGTYQPSAKARKQQEKDQRRMEYRRAIESYCDQRQLLRDLVDYPELQDLTVWQASTAISPKNAQPGR from the coding sequence ATGGCTCGTGATTACGACGGTACTTACCAACCCAGCGCCAAGGCTCGCAAGCAGCAGGAAAAGGATCAGCGCCGCATGGAATACCGCCGCGCGATCGAAAGCTACTGCGACCAACGTCAACTACTGCGCGACCTGGTGGACTACCCCGAGTTGCAAGACCTCACGGTTTGGCAGGCGTCGACGGCAATTTCCCCGAAAAACGCTCAACCAGGCCGCTGA
- the hexR gene encoding transcriptional regulator HexR, which translates to MNLLQHIAQSRHLLRKSELKVADHVLLDPAAVMHSSMADLAHSVGISEPTIVRFCRAIGCSGFQDLKLKLAQSLAAGASFGQFAIHEDDSVADYSLKIFDTTLHTLMEVREHLDPQALQQAVTAMAQAQRVEFYGFGASGAVAADAQHKFFRLLLSAAAYSDPHMQAMSAVTLKPGDVAVCISQSGRSKDLLITANLVRESGANLITLCPSQTPLAELSTVNLAIDVHEDTEIYTPLTSRIAHLVVIDVLAMGVAMARGPSLVNHLKSVKRSLRSLRLSPKSIKATDD; encoded by the coding sequence GTGAATCTGTTGCAACATATCGCCCAATCGCGCCACCTGCTGCGCAAATCGGAACTCAAGGTAGCCGACCACGTGCTACTCGACCCGGCTGCCGTCATGCACAGCTCCATGGCCGACTTGGCGCACAGCGTAGGTATCAGTGAACCGACCATCGTGCGGTTCTGCCGTGCCATCGGTTGCTCGGGCTTCCAGGACCTGAAGTTGAAACTGGCACAGAGCCTGGCCGCCGGGGCCAGTTTCGGTCAGTTCGCCATCCATGAAGACGACTCGGTTGCCGACTACAGCCTGAAGATCTTCGACACCACCCTGCACACCCTGATGGAAGTGCGTGAGCATCTCGACCCTCAGGCACTGCAGCAGGCGGTAACCGCCATGGCCCAGGCGCAACGTGTGGAGTTCTACGGCTTTGGCGCCTCCGGTGCGGTGGCGGCCGATGCCCAGCACAAGTTCTTCCGCCTGCTGCTCAGCGCGGCTGCCTACTCCGACCCGCACATGCAGGCGATGTCGGCGGTGACCCTCAAGCCGGGTGATGTGGCGGTGTGCATTTCCCAGTCGGGCCGCTCCAAGGACCTGCTGATTACCGCCAACCTGGTGCGTGAGAGCGGCGCCAACCTGATCACCCTGTGCCCCAGCCAGACGCCGCTGGCCGAACTGTCGACGGTCAACCTGGCAATCGACGTGCATGAAGACACCGAGATCTACACCCCGCTGACCTCGCGTATCGCCCACCTTGTGGTGATCGACGTGTTGGCCATGGGCGTGGCCATGGCGCGTGGGCCGAGCCTGGTCAATCACCTCAAGAGCGTGAAGCGCAGCTTGCGCAGCCTGCGTCTGTCGCCCAAGTCGATCAAGGCTACCGACGACTGA
- the zwf gene encoding glucose-6-phosphate dehydrogenase: MTIPCDILVFGGTGDLALHKLLPALYHLFREARLNNAVRIIALARRNLPRNDYLKLAERHCRAQIARNDFDEDVWRRFSARVDYFPMDASQSADFGRLARYLGEPGGLTRIFYLATAPNLFVPIANHLRNAGLADAEARIVLEKPIGHSLQSATAINEAIGAVLEENQVFRIDHYLGKETVQNLMALRFANALLEPVWRNSQVDHVQISVCETLGVENRGAYYDRAGAIRDMLQNHLLQLLCLVAMEPPAQFEAEAVRDEKVKVLRALKPITGQDVQDKTVRGQYGAGRIGGQEVPAYYFEKDVDNDSDTETFVAIEAHIDNWRWAGVPFYLRTGKRMARRSSQIVIQFKPVPHELFMGGQVNQLLIQLQPDERISLRMMTKSPGKGMRLEPVDLDLNLAQVFSQTRRWEAYERLLLDVLEGDSTLFMRRDEVEAAWAWIDPIIKGCEEHFQAPRPYPSGTNGPEQAISLLARHGRHWHS; encoded by the coding sequence TTGACTATTCCTTGCGACATTCTGGTTTTTGGCGGCACCGGCGATCTGGCCCTGCACAAATTGCTTCCGGCGCTCTACCACCTGTTTCGCGAGGCCCGTCTGAACAATGCCGTGCGGATCATCGCGCTGGCGCGACGCAACCTGCCACGCAACGACTATCTCAAGCTCGCCGAACGCCATTGCCGAGCCCAGATCGCCCGCAACGATTTCGACGAAGATGTCTGGCGGCGGTTTTCCGCGCGGGTCGACTATTTCCCCATGGATGCTTCGCAAAGCGCCGATTTTGGCCGGCTGGCGCGCTACCTGGGCGAGCCCGGCGGCTTGACGCGCATCTTCTACCTGGCCACCGCCCCCAACCTGTTCGTGCCCATTGCCAACCACCTGCGTAACGCTGGCCTGGCCGACGCCGAAGCGCGCATCGTGCTGGAAAAGCCGATCGGCCACTCGCTGCAATCGGCTACCGCCATCAACGAAGCGATTGGTGCGGTGCTGGAGGAAAACCAGGTATTTCGCATCGACCACTACCTGGGCAAGGAAACCGTGCAGAACCTCATGGCCCTGCGCTTTGCCAACGCCCTGCTGGAGCCGGTATGGCGCAACAGCCAGGTCGACCATGTGCAGATCAGCGTATGCGAGACCCTGGGGGTCGAGAACCGGGGTGCTTACTACGACCGCGCCGGGGCGATCCGCGACATGCTGCAGAACCACCTGCTGCAATTGCTGTGTCTGGTGGCCATGGAACCTCCCGCACAGTTCGAGGCCGAAGCGGTGCGTGACGAAAAGGTCAAGGTCCTTCGCGCCCTCAAGCCGATCACCGGCCAGGACGTGCAGGACAAGACCGTGCGCGGCCAGTACGGCGCCGGGCGCATCGGTGGCCAGGAAGTGCCAGCCTATTACTTCGAAAAGGACGTCGACAACGATAGCGACACCGAAACCTTCGTCGCCATCGAGGCGCACATCGACAACTGGCGCTGGGCGGGCGTGCCCTTCTACCTGCGCACCGGCAAACGCATGGCACGGCGCTCGTCGCAGATCGTCATCCAGTTCAAGCCAGTGCCCCATGAGCTGTTCATGGGTGGCCAGGTCAACCAGTTGCTGATCCAGTTGCAACCAGACGAACGCATCAGCCTGCGCATGATGACCAAGAGCCCGGGCAAGGGCATGCGCCTGGAGCCGGTGGACCTGGACCTGAACCTGGCCCAGGTGTTCAGCCAGACCCGCCGCTGGGAGGCCTACGAGCGCTTGCTGCTGGATGTGCTGGAGGGCGACTCGACGCTGTTCATGCGCCGCGACGAAGTGGAAGCGGCCTGGGCGTGGATCGACCCGATCATCAAGGGTTGCGAAGAACACTTCCAGGCACCACGACCGTACCCGTCAGGCACCAATGGCCCGGAGCAAGCCATCAGCCTGCTCGCCAGACATGGCAGGCATTGGCATAGCTGA
- the uvrD gene encoding DNA helicase II, with translation MHTDDLSLLLNSLNDAQRQAVAATLGRQLVLAGAGSGKTRVLVHRIAWLIQVEQASPHSILSVTFTNKAAAEMRQRIEQLLGINPAGMWVGTFHGLAHRLLRAHWQEARLVQNFQILDSDDQQRLIKRVMRELGLDEQKWPARQAQWFINGQKDEGLRPQHIQAGGDLFLSTMRDVYTAYEQACERAGVIDFSELLLRALDLWRDHPGLLEHYQRRFRHVLVDEFQDTNAVQYAWLRLLARGGDSLMAVGDDDQSIYGWRGAKIENIHQYTADFPDAEMIRLEQNYRSTGGILKAANALIANNSGRLGKELWTDMGEGEPLTLYAAYNEHDEARYVVETIEGLVKQGNARNEIAILYRSNAQSRVLEEALLRERIPYRIYGGQRFFERAEIKNAMAYLRLIEGRGNDAALERVINVPPRGIGEKTVEAIREHARHSQLSMWEAMCQLLAAKALKGRAASALGAFIELIEGLAAKVVDMPLHTMTQTTIEQSGLIIYHQEEKGEKGQARVENLEELVSAARNFESTEEDADLSPLSAFLGHASLEAGDAQADEHEDSIQLMTLHSAKGLEFPYVFLVGMEEGLFPHKMSLEEPGRLEEERRLAYVGITRAMRQLVMTYAETRRLYGSETYNKVSRFVREIPAGLVQEVRLSNSVSRPFGGAKTTTNSNLFANANIPQTTFNLGQRVQHAVFGEGVILNFEGSGAQARVQVNFAEGSKWLMLGYAKLEAI, from the coding sequence ATGCACACAGACGACCTCTCCCTCCTGCTGAATTCCCTCAACGATGCCCAACGCCAGGCCGTAGCGGCCACGCTCGGGCGTCAACTGGTGCTTGCTGGCGCCGGTTCCGGTAAAACCCGCGTGCTGGTGCACCGCATCGCCTGGCTGATCCAGGTCGAGCAGGCATCGCCGCACTCGATCCTGTCGGTGACCTTCACCAACAAGGCTGCGGCTGAAATGCGCCAGCGGATCGAGCAATTGCTGGGGATCAACCCGGCGGGCATGTGGGTCGGGACCTTCCACGGCCTGGCCCACCGCCTGTTGCGGGCACACTGGCAGGAAGCGCGGTTGGTGCAGAATTTCCAGATACTCGACAGCGACGACCAGCAGCGGCTGATCAAGCGGGTGATGCGCGAGCTGGGCCTGGACGAACAGAAATGGCCGGCACGCCAGGCCCAGTGGTTCATCAACGGGCAAAAGGATGAAGGCCTGCGTCCACAGCATATCCAGGCCGGTGGCGACCTGTTCCTGTCGACCATGCGCGACGTCTATACCGCTTATGAACAGGCCTGTGAGCGCGCCGGGGTGATCGACTTCTCCGAGCTGCTGCTACGCGCCCTGGACCTGTGGCGTGACCATCCGGGCCTGCTCGAACACTACCAGCGGCGCTTCCGCCACGTACTGGTGGACGAGTTCCAGGATACCAACGCCGTGCAATATGCCTGGCTGCGCCTGTTGGCGCGCGGCGGTGACAGCCTGATGGCGGTGGGCGATGACGACCAGTCGATCTACGGCTGGCGCGGGGCCAAGATCGAGAACATCCATCAATACACCGCCGACTTCCCTGACGCCGAGATGATCCGCCTGGAGCAGAACTACCGCTCCACCGGTGGCATCCTCAAGGCGGCCAACGCGCTGATCGCCAATAACAGCGGGCGCCTGGGCAAAGAGCTGTGGACCGATATGGGCGAAGGCGAACCCCTGACCCTGTACGCGGCCTACAACGAGCACGACGAGGCGCGCTACGTGGTGGAAACCATCGAGGGCCTGGTCAAGCAGGGCAATGCGCGCAACGAAATTGCCATCCTGTACCGTTCCAACGCCCAGTCGCGGGTGCTGGAAGAAGCCCTCCTGCGCGAACGCATTCCCTACCGTATCTACGGCGGTCAACGCTTCTTCGAGCGCGCCGAAATCAAGAACGCCATGGCCTACCTGCGCCTGATCGAAGGCCGTGGCAATGATGCCGCCCTCGAGCGGGTGATCAACGTACCGCCACGCGGGATTGGCGAGAAAACCGTCGAAGCCATCCGTGAGCATGCCCGCCACAGCCAGCTGTCGATGTGGGAAGCCATGTGCCAGCTGCTGGCGGCAAAGGCCCTGAAAGGCCGCGCCGCCAGCGCCCTGGGTGCGTTCATCGAGCTGATCGAGGGGTTGGCTGCCAAAGTTGTGGACATGCCGCTGCATACCATGACCCAGACCACCATCGAGCAGTCCGGGCTGATCATCTATCACCAGGAAGAAAAAGGTGAAAAGGGCCAGGCACGGGTAGAAAACCTTGAGGAACTGGTCAGCGCGGCGCGCAACTTCGAGTCCACCGAAGAAGACGCCGACCTCTCGCCACTTTCGGCGTTCCTCGGCCATGCCTCGCTCGAGGCTGGCGATGCCCAGGCCGACGAGCATGAAGACAGCATCCAGCTGATGACCTTGCACAGCGCCAAGGGCCTGGAGTTCCCGTATGTATTCCTGGTGGGCATGGAGGAAGGCCTGTTCCCGCACAAGATGAGCCTGGAAGAACCCGGCCGCCTGGAAGAGGAACGCCGCCTGGCCTACGTCGGCATCACCCGCGCCATGCGCCAGCTGGTCATGACCTACGCCGAAACGCGCCGCCTGTATGGCAGCGAAACCTACAACAAGGTGTCGCGTTTCGTACGTGAAATTCCGGCTGGTCTGGTTCAGGAAGTGCGCCTGTCCAACAGTGTCAGCCGCCCGTTTGGTGGGGCCAAGACCACTACCAACAGCAACCTGTTCGCCAATGCCAATATCCCGCAGACGACCTTCAACCTCGGCCAGCGTGTGCAACATGCGGTGTTTGGCGAGGGCGTGATCCTCAATTTCGAGGGCTCCGGCGCGCAGGCACGGGTGCAGGTGAATTTTGCCGAAGGCAGCAAGTGGCTGATGCTGGGCTACGCCAAGCTCGAAGCCATCTGA
- a CDS encoding Tim44 domain-containing protein — protein MQRFLSIALALCVGLTLSLDANAKRFGGGKSSGSAPIHQTRQATPTTPTAPAAAPTAPGRAAPAASGASRWLGPLAGLAAGGLLASMFMGDGFEGFQIMDFLIVALIAFLVFRFIAARRRQQQPQMAMPGHAPMQREAHAQAAQPSIFGGSAAPAAAAPVINAPAWFNEQSFLAAARNHFQALQQHWDANEMDKIAEFVTPQMLEFLKRERADLGDGFQSTYIDNLDVQLDGVDDRADRTDATLTFRGVSKSSRFDQGEVFSESWHMVRAQGENQPWLVAGIRQNG, from the coding sequence ATGCAACGTTTTCTTAGCATCGCTCTGGCGCTGTGCGTCGGCCTGACGCTGAGCCTGGACGCCAACGCCAAGCGTTTTGGCGGCGGCAAGAGCTCGGGCTCCGCGCCTATCCACCAGACCCGTCAAGCCACGCCAACCACGCCAACTGCGCCTGCTGCCGCGCCGACCGCACCTGGCCGCGCCGCGCCGGCCGCCAGCGGTGCTTCGCGCTGGCTGGGCCCACTGGCCGGCCTCGCCGCCGGTGGTCTGCTGGCCTCCATGTTCATGGGTGACGGTTTCGAAGGCTTCCAGATCATGGACTTCCTGATCGTGGCGCTCATCGCCTTCCTGGTATTCCGCTTCATCGCCGCGCGCCGCCGCCAGCAGCAGCCGCAAATGGCCATGCCAGGCCACGCGCCGATGCAGCGTGAAGCCCACGCCCAAGCTGCCCAGCCTTCGATCTTCGGTGGTTCGGCCGCACCTGCCGCCGCTGCACCGGTGATCAATGCCCCGGCCTGGTTCAACGAGCAAAGCTTCCTGGCTGCCGCTCGTAACCACTTCCAGGCCCTGCAGCAGCACTGGGACGCCAACGAGATGGACAAGATCGCCGAATTCGTCACCCCGCAAATGCTCGAGTTCCTCAAGCGCGAGCGGGCTGACCTGGGTGACGGCTTCCAGTCCACCTACATCGACAACCTTGATGTGCAACTGGACGGTGTCGACGACCGTGCCGACCGCACCGACGCCACCCTGACCTTCCGTGGCGTGTCGAAGAGCTCGCGCTTCGACCAGGGCGAAGTGTTCAGCGAAAGCTGGCACATGGTCCGTGCCCAAGGCGAAAACCAGCCTTGGCTGGTCGCCGGTATCCGTCAGAACGGCTAA
- a CDS encoding SMI1/KNR4 family protein produces the protein MEEVIEQLREANEPVPVPLELPDEDQLVEIEEELFINIPFVFKEFLLTVSDVVYGSLEPVTVTDPQSHTYLPEVAANAWDAGVPRDLIPLCQDGDNYYCVEEDGTVVLWDAEEESIGEDSWESVWHWARDVWLES, from the coding sequence GTGGAAGAAGTGATCGAACAACTCCGTGAAGCCAATGAGCCAGTGCCGGTGCCGCTCGAGCTTCCCGACGAGGACCAGCTGGTCGAAATCGAGGAAGAGCTGTTCATCAACATTCCGTTCGTGTTCAAGGAGTTTCTGCTGACCGTCAGCGACGTGGTGTACGGCTCGCTGGAGCCAGTGACCGTCACCGACCCACAGTCGCACACCTACCTGCCCGAGGTTGCTGCCAACGCCTGGGATGCCGGCGTGCCGCGCGACCTTATTCCACTGTGCCAGGATGGCGACAACTACTACTGTGTCGAAGAAGACGGCACCGTGGTGCTGTGGGATGCCGAAGAAGAAAGTATCGGTGAAGACAGCTGGGAGTCTGTCTGGCACTGGGCGCGGGATGTCTGGCTGGAGAGCTGA
- a CDS encoding cation:proton antiporter — MHAISFIQDLAVIMLVAGVVTVVFHRLKQPVVLGYIVAGFIIGPHTPPFGLIHDEDTIKTLAELGVIFLMFCLGLEFSLRKLFKVGATAFIAAFLEIVLMIWIGFEIGRWFGWNTMDSLFLGAILAISSTTIIVKALNDLKMKNERFAQLIFGVLIVEDILGIGIIALLSGIAVSGTVSSGEVFSTVGKLSLFMIVALVIGILLVPRLLAYVARFESNEMLLITVLGLCFGFCLLVVKLEYSMVLGAFLIGAIMAESRQLLAIERLIEPVRDLFSAIFFVAIGLMIDPLVLVDYAWPIVVITLAVVLGKMLSCGMGAFIAGNDGRTSLRVGMGLSQIGEFSFIIAALGMTLQVTSDFLYPVAVAVSAITTLLTPYLIRAADPLSRKLGKAVPARLARVLSLYGEWLRSIQPQGEGAMLAAMIRRILLQVGVNLALVIAIFFTGGYFAGRIGNWLSEWVSDVSQQKALIWGAALLLSLPFLIAAYRKLKALSMLLAEMGVKPEMAGRHTQRVRRVIAEVIPLLSLLVIFLLLSALSASILPTSELLLVIAVVAAVVVALLWRWFIRVHTRMQIALLETLEHSRESSH, encoded by the coding sequence ATGCATGCCATCAGCTTCATCCAGGACCTGGCAGTGATCATGCTGGTCGCTGGCGTGGTCACCGTTGTCTTTCACCGCCTCAAGCAACCCGTCGTGCTGGGTTACATCGTCGCCGGCTTCATCATCGGCCCGCACACGCCCCCGTTCGGCCTTATTCACGATGAAGACACCATCAAGACCCTGGCCGAGCTGGGCGTGATTTTCCTGATGTTTTGCCTTGGGCTCGAGTTCAGCCTGCGCAAGCTGTTCAAGGTCGGCGCTACCGCCTTTATCGCGGCGTTCCTGGAAATCGTGCTGATGATCTGGATCGGTTTCGAGATTGGCCGCTGGTTCGGCTGGAACACCATGGATTCGCTGTTCCTGGGGGCGATCCTGGCAATTTCCTCGACCACCATCATCGTCAAGGCGCTGAATGACCTGAAGATGAAGAACGAGCGCTTCGCCCAGCTCATCTTTGGAGTGCTGATCGTCGAGGACATTCTCGGCATCGGCATCATTGCCTTGCTGTCGGGCATCGCCGTCAGCGGTACGGTCAGTTCGGGCGAGGTGTTTTCCACCGTGGGCAAGCTGTCGCTGTTCATGATCGTCGCGCTGGTCATCGGCATCCTGTTGGTACCGCGGCTGCTGGCTTACGTGGCCAGGTTCGAGAGCAACGAAATGTTGCTTATTACCGTGCTAGGCCTGTGTTTCGGCTTTTGTCTGCTGGTAGTGAAGCTCGAATACAGCATGGTGCTGGGCGCATTCCTGATTGGCGCGATCATGGCCGAATCGCGCCAGCTACTGGCAATCGAGCGCTTGATCGAACCGGTACGCGATCTGTTCAGTGCCATCTTCTTCGTCGCCATCGGCCTGATGATCGACCCTCTGGTGCTGGTCGACTACGCCTGGCCGATCGTGGTGATTACCCTGGCAGTGGTGCTGGGCAAGATGCTGTCCTGTGGCATGGGCGCGTTCATTGCCGGAAATGACGGGCGCACGTCGCTGCGGGTTGGCATGGGTCTTTCGCAGATTGGCGAATTTTCCTTCATCATCGCCGCACTGGGCATGACCCTGCAGGTGACCAGCGACTTTCTCTACCCGGTGGCGGTGGCGGTATCGGCAATTACCACGCTGCTGACACCGTACCTGATCCGTGCGGCTGACCCGCTGTCGCGCAAGCTGGGCAAGGCAGTGCCCGCCCGCCTGGCGCGGGTGTTGTCGTTGTACGGCGAATGGTTGCGCAGTATCCAGCCACAGGGTGAGGGTGCCATGTTGGCGGCGATGATCCGGCGCATTCTGTTGCAGGTGGGGGTCAACCTGGCGCTGGTTATCGCGATTTTTTTCACTGGCGGCTATTTCGCCGGGCGTATCGGTAACTGGCTCAGCGAGTGGGTCAGCGATGTCAGCCAGCAGAAAGCCTTGATCTGGGGCGCAGCATTGCTGTTGTCGCTGCCGTTCCTGATTGCCGCCTATCGCAAGCTCAAGGCGCTATCGATGCTGCTGGCGGAGATGGGCGTGAAACCAGAGATGGCCGGGCGGCATACACAGCGCGTGCGCCGCGTGATTGCCGAGGTGATTCCGCTGCTGTCGTTGCTGGTGATCTTCCTGCTGCTGTCAGCGTTGTCGGCGAGCATTCTGCCGACCAGCGAGCTGCTGCTGGTGATTGCCGTGGTGGCAGCGGTGGTCGTGGCTTTGCTGTGGCGCTGGTTTATCCGCGTGCACACACGGATGCAGATCGCCTTGCTGGAGACGTTGGAGCACAGTCGCGAGAGTTCGCACTGA
- a CDS encoding acyl-CoA thioesterase: MEPGNAQLSMTVLMTPDMANFSGNVHGGTLLKYLDEVAYACASRYAGSYVVTLSVDQVIFREPVHVGELVTFLASVNYTGNTSMEVGIKVVTENIRERSVRHSNSCFFTMVAVDDNRRPVPVPPRQPQSSEEKRRFLQGQQRRQIRQELEKRYQDLKTDAI, encoded by the coding sequence ATGGAACCTGGAAACGCCCAGCTGAGCATGACCGTCCTGATGACCCCGGACATGGCCAACTTTTCTGGCAACGTACATGGCGGCACCCTGCTCAAGTACCTCGACGAAGTGGCCTATGCGTGCGCCAGCCGCTATGCCGGCAGCTATGTGGTCACCCTGTCGGTCGACCAGGTTATCTTCCGCGAGCCGGTACACGTGGGTGAACTGGTGACCTTCCTGGCGTCGGTCAACTACACCGGCAACACCTCGATGGAGGTGGGCATCAAGGTGGTGACCGAGAATATCCGTGAACGCTCGGTGCGCCATTCCAACAGCTGCTTCTTCACCATGGTCGCGGTCGACGACAACCGTCGCCCGGTACCGGTACCACCCCGCCAGCCGCAAAGCAGCGAGGAGAAGCGCCGCTTCCTGCAGGGCCAGCAGCGCCGGCAGATCCGCCAGGAGCTGGAAAAGCGCTACCAGGACCTGAAGACCGACGCCATTTAA